From Silene latifolia isolate original U9 population unplaced genomic scaffold, ASM4854445v1 scaffold_284, whole genome shotgun sequence, a single genomic window includes:
- the LOC141639149 gene encoding uncharacterized protein LOC141639149 isoform X2: MASFLSPSPYPTLSLHHQINILPVSTCSSTFGKRGRGYGSWAVPRATSSVGEDVIQKETSGTDDKKDIGVVGMHHVGILCENLERSLEFYQTLLGLEINEARPHDKLPYRGAWLWVGSEMIHLMELPNPDPLTGRPEHGGRDRHACIAIKDVSKLKEVLDEAGIPYTLSRSGRPAIFTRDPDANALEFTQV; this comes from the exons ATGGCGTCTTTTTTGTCTCCCTCTCCATATCCAACTTTATCTCTACACCACCAG ATCAACATCTTACCTGTGTCAACATGTAGTTCAACTTTTGGTAAAAGGGGCAGAGGCTATGGGAGCTGGGCTGTGCCAAGAGCCACTTCGTCAGTGGGCGAAGATGTCATTCAGAAAGAAACCAGTGGAACCGACGACAAGAAAG ACATTGGCGTAGTTGGCATGCATCACGTTGGCATTCTCTGCGAGAACCTTGAAAGATCACTGGAATTTTACCAAACTTTGTTGG GTCTGGAGATTAATGAGGCCAGACCACATGACAAGCTTCCCTATAGGGGTGCGTGGCTATGGGTAGGCTCTGAGATGATTCATTTGATGGAGCTTCCAAATCCCGACCCTTTAACAGGACGACCTGAACATGGTGGTAGAGACCGTCATGCTTGTATTGCTATAAAGGACGTGTCAAAACTTAAAGAAGTTCTCGACGAGGCTG GTATCCCTTACACTCTCAGTCGATCTGGACGACCAGCAATCTTCACTAGAGATCCGGATGCTAATGCGCTAGAATTTACACAAGTATAG
- the LOC141639149 gene encoding uncharacterized protein LOC141639149 isoform X1: MASFLSPSPYPTLSLHHQINILPVSTCSSTFGKRGRGYGSWAVPRATSSVGEDVIQKETSGTDDKKADIGVVGMHHVGILCENLERSLEFYQTLLGLEINEARPHDKLPYRGAWLWVGSEMIHLMELPNPDPLTGRPEHGGRDRHACIAIKDVSKLKEVLDEAGIPYTLSRSGRPAIFTRDPDANALEFTQV, encoded by the exons ATGGCGTCTTTTTTGTCTCCCTCTCCATATCCAACTTTATCTCTACACCACCAG ATCAACATCTTACCTGTGTCAACATGTAGTTCAACTTTTGGTAAAAGGGGCAGAGGCTATGGGAGCTGGGCTGTGCCAAGAGCCACTTCGTCAGTGGGCGAAGATGTCATTCAGAAAGAAACCAGTGGAACCGACGACAAGAAAG CAGACATTGGCGTAGTTGGCATGCATCACGTTGGCATTCTCTGCGAGAACCTTGAAAGATCACTGGAATTTTACCAAACTTTGTTGG GTCTGGAGATTAATGAGGCCAGACCACATGACAAGCTTCCCTATAGGGGTGCGTGGCTATGGGTAGGCTCTGAGATGATTCATTTGATGGAGCTTCCAAATCCCGACCCTTTAACAGGACGACCTGAACATGGTGGTAGAGACCGTCATGCTTGTATTGCTATAAAGGACGTGTCAAAACTTAAAGAAGTTCTCGACGAGGCTG GTATCCCTTACACTCTCAGTCGATCTGGACGACCAGCAATCTTCACTAGAGATCCGGATGCTAATGCGCTAGAATTTACACAAGTATAG